A window from Acidobacteriota bacterium encodes these proteins:
- a CDS encoding sulfatase, producing the protein MTSRGPLSVLLAGAAMLLVGACSPVLEPDQDLTGRPLLDDLHQPDVLTEAQRLDQPPSLEGNRFLTGWWPWRDGAGQVRLNPNPDGARLEFVHLEEKRRRLVLDLLGVSPGGRVVVQAAGRDLGAFALRERLEIPLPEDLPRGRLPVDLRFEDAPKVTVAGAGLRPSAPAGEVTLEEGALIQAGSSMVEMVRPNESFVALTGRFTPPSKPEAGQRFEIRVEDGSKKLVDHWTWSAQKRFGKGGRFRLDLASPRPWLRIRLRATGEGPPGRWEHLRLVEDSGLADDAEEATAPGMPEPVAPRRPRLVVLYVLDALRADALGAWGARDGATPTLDRLAEEGLVFQDHQSVAPNTLPSTKALLTGIAPRFRGGWQLPADGPPTLAEAFAAAGFRTGLFSGNVYVSDAYGIERGFEAHELIETDPNGDVNASAEEVHARALAWLESLPEEASVFLYLHTLHPHNPYAPPGPSPPSAASSIDGSTRTLLDLQRGRRTADDEDEERLKELYAAGLAYNDGQIARLLARLGERFAPDETLVAVTSDHGEELFEHGGVLHGYTLYEEMIHIPLILWAPDRLSPGRVEWPTTTLDLHAALSKLARREPLTTIFEADLPTVHFAAAASVPGGIFSARTKRYKLIWAPRQGLGWGLGEGLGRSREPEYLFNLRADPGERTNIAGDRSFEADWLRERLRAWIDAGRPIDDNAPPPEEDAETRRQLEALGYLGG; encoded by the coding sequence ATGACCTCCCGAGGCCCTCTCTCCGTTCTGCTCGCCGGTGCCGCGATGCTGCTCGTCGGCGCCTGTTCCCCTGTGCTGGAGCCGGATCAGGATTTGACCGGCCGGCCGCTGCTGGACGATCTCCATCAGCCGGACGTTCTGACCGAAGCGCAGCGCCTCGACCAGCCGCCGTCGCTGGAGGGGAACCGCTTCCTCACCGGCTGGTGGCCGTGGCGCGACGGCGCCGGGCAGGTGCGACTCAATCCGAATCCGGACGGTGCGCGCCTCGAGTTCGTCCACCTGGAGGAGAAGCGCCGGCGCTTGGTGCTCGACCTGCTCGGCGTGAGCCCCGGCGGACGGGTGGTGGTGCAGGCGGCGGGACGGGACCTCGGCGCCTTTGCCCTCCGGGAGCGGCTGGAAATCCCACTGCCGGAGGATCTGCCGCGCGGGCGGTTGCCGGTCGATCTGCGGTTCGAGGATGCACCGAAGGTCACCGTGGCCGGCGCCGGTCTGCGGCCATCGGCGCCGGCCGGCGAGGTGACCCTCGAGGAGGGTGCGCTGATCCAGGCCGGATCCTCGATGGTCGAAATGGTGCGGCCAAACGAGTCCTTCGTCGCGCTGACCGGTCGGTTCACGCCGCCGTCGAAGCCAGAGGCCGGGCAGCGTTTTGAGATCCGGGTCGAAGACGGTTCCAAGAAACTTGTGGATCACTGGACCTGGTCGGCGCAGAAGCGATTTGGAAAGGGAGGGCGGTTTCGCCTGGACCTCGCGAGCCCGCGCCCTTGGCTGCGGATCCGGCTGCGGGCGACGGGCGAGGGCCCGCCGGGTCGCTGGGAACACCTGCGGCTGGTCGAGGATTCTGGGCTAGCGGACGATGCCGAGGAGGCGACTGCACCCGGAATGCCGGAGCCCGTCGCTCCGCGGCGGCCGCGGCTGGTCGTTCTCTATGTGCTGGATGCGCTGCGGGCCGATGCGCTGGGCGCCTGGGGAGCGCGGGACGGGGCCACGCCGACTCTCGATCGGCTGGCCGAAGAGGGGCTCGTGTTCCAAGACCACCAAAGCGTCGCGCCCAACACTCTGCCCTCCACCAAGGCGCTTTTGACCGGCATCGCGCCGCGCTTCCGGGGCGGCTGGCAGCTCCCTGCGGACGGTCCCCCGACCCTCGCCGAGGCCTTTGCCGCCGCAGGTTTCCGCACCGGCCTGTTCTCCGGCAACGTCTACGTGTCGGACGCCTACGGCATCGAGCGCGGCTTCGAGGCGCACGAACTGATCGAGACGGATCCCAACGGCGACGTCAACGCCAGCGCCGAAGAGGTCCACGCCCGCGCCCTCGCCTGGCTGGAGTCTCTGCCGGAAGAGGCCTCGGTGTTCCTTTACCTTCACACCCTCCATCCGCACAATCCCTACGCACCGCCAGGACCGTCCCCGCCGTCGGCCGCCTCGTCCATCGACGGTTCCACCCGCACCCTCCTCGACCTTCAGCGCGGGCGACGCACCGCGGACGACGAGGATGAGGAGCGGCTGAAAGAACTCTATGCCGCCGGCTTGGCCTACAACGACGGCCAGATCGCCCGCCTCCTGGCTCGCCTCGGCGAGCGCTTCGCCCCGGATGAAACGCTGGTGGCGGTGACCTCCGACCACGGCGAGGAGCTGTTTGAACACGGCGGCGTTCTCCACGGCTACACCCTGTACGAGGAGATGATCCATATCCCCCTCATCCTGTGGGCGCCGGACCGGTTGTCGCCGGGCAGGGTCGAATGGCCCACCACCACCCTGGACCTGCACGCGGCGCTGTCCAAGCTGGCCCGCAGGGAGCCTCTGACAACGATTTTCGAGGCGGACCTTCCGACCGTCCACTTCGCCGCCGCGGCGAGCGTGCCGGGCGGCATCTTCTCGGCCCGGACAAAGCGCTACAAACTGATCTGGGCACCCCGCCAGGGCTTGGGCTGGGGACTGGGGGAGGGGCTCGGCCGCAGCCGTGAGCCGGAATACCTTTTCAATCTAAGGGCCGACCCCGGGGAACGCACCAACATCGCTGGAGATCGATCCTTCGAGGCGGACTGGCTCCGCGAGCGCCTGCGGGCCTGGATCGATGCGGGTCGTCCCATCGACGACAACGCGCCCCCGCCGGAAGAAGACGCCGAAACCCGTCGGCAGCTCGAAGCGCTGGGGTATTTGGGGGGCTGA
- a CDS encoding PDZ domain-containing protein gives MTIDRPTRRLGLPMLGLGLVLSLLPWAAPVAAQNSSTAAVPDDESQEVIVVNQRVEVSADADGEGIRRCRALVLTDGEEQEFRCEMRTEGSGPPRAVFFDADGNEIELENEHGLKDARMNAFFIGDAGVRKSGTDVQVIGFGDAGKPRGYLGAQLTDLTPELREHFGAPGNRGVLLARIEPESPAAEAGLRVGDVLTAIDGEAMRNSAAVRRHVRALQAGDTAVLDLWRNRKLLRPSVTFVEKAVPEVDVRRLLWHEGEGSAFAYQVNRPQVEDAILELHRSLPANPCADLEKRLQEMERKIELLSQQLESD, from the coding sequence ATGACCATTGATCGCCCCACTAGACGGCTCGGCCTGCCCATGCTTGGACTCGGGCTTGTGCTCAGTCTGCTGCCGTGGGCGGCGCCCGTTGCCGCCCAGAATTCATCGACCGCCGCGGTACCGGACGACGAGAGCCAGGAGGTCATTGTCGTCAACCAACGGGTGGAGGTGTCCGCCGATGCCGATGGCGAGGGCATCCGCCGGTGCCGCGCCCTGGTGCTTACCGACGGCGAAGAGCAGGAGTTTCGCTGCGAGATGCGCACCGAGGGCAGCGGCCCGCCGCGCGCCGTGTTCTTCGATGCGGACGGCAACGAAATCGAACTCGAGAACGAGCACGGCCTCAAGGACGCTCGCATGAACGCCTTCTTTATCGGTGATGCAGGGGTTCGGAAGAGCGGCACGGACGTCCAGGTGATCGGCTTCGGCGACGCCGGCAAACCGCGGGGCTATCTGGGCGCCCAGCTCACCGATCTGACGCCCGAATTGCGCGAGCACTTCGGGGCGCCGGGGAACCGAGGAGTTCTCCTCGCCAGAATCGAGCCGGAAAGTCCCGCCGCCGAGGCCGGCCTGCGGGTGGGAGATGTGTTGACGGCGATCGACGGTGAGGCCATGCGCAACAGCGCCGCGGTGCGCCGTCACGTTCGCGCCCTCCAGGCAGGAGACACGGCGGTGCTCGACCTCTGGCGCAACCGCAAGCTGCTGCGCCCTTCCGTCACCTTCGTCGAGAAAGCCGTGCCGGAAGTAGACGTCCGTCGCCTGCTGTGGCACGAAGGCGAAGGCAGCGCCTTCGCCTACCAGGTCAACCGCCCACAGGTCGAGGACGCCATTCTCGAACTGCACCGCAGCCTGCCGGCCAACCCCTGCGCCGATCTCGAAAAGCGCCTGCAAGAGATGGAGAGAAAGATCGAGTTGCTATCCCAGCAGCTGGAAAGCGACTGA
- a CDS encoding VOC family protein, which yields MSDSAVGTVGWMDLTVDNAEEVRDFYQAVVGWEPSPVDMGGYSDFTMNVEGAPVGGVCHARGGNTGLPPVWLFYVNVADLDESIAACTANGGVIVAGPKDMGEHGRYCVVKDPAGAPFALFQTV from the coding sequence ATGAGCGACAGCGCTGTGGGTACCGTGGGTTGGATGGACCTGACCGTCGATAACGCCGAGGAGGTGCGGGACTTCTATCAGGCGGTGGTGGGCTGGGAGCCGAGCCCGGTGGACATGGGCGGCTACTCGGACTTCACCATGAATGTCGAGGGCGCACCGGTCGGCGGCGTGTGTCACGCCCGCGGCGGCAACACCGGCCTGCCACCGGTGTGGTTGTTCTATGTCAACGTGGCGGACCTCGACGAGAGCATCGCCGCCTGCACGGCGAACGGCGGCGTCATCGTTGCCGGGCCCAAGGACATGGGCGAGCACGGCCGGTACTGTGTCGTGAAAGATCCGGCCGGCGCGCCCTTCGCCTTGTTTCAGACGGTCTAG
- a CDS encoding YfhO family protein encodes MLVYQLFTPLLYFAIAAAVAGVVHRWVLPLRRSMLLALLVLPLVFTGKALLTGQVYGPYDRAYDALPFSSVKEELGVDGPSRGELHDLYTQIAPWHRAVRHAWSEGDWPLLNPFTLAGDVLLGSAQPAPFYPPNLISLLLPLPLALTFLATLQLYLAALAAFVLCREVGCGRRAALLGAAGWMAMSGTLFWVGWPIGAALALLPATLAAVHQVVRDAGRRSALFLAVALALALLAGHPETAAHHVLVGSFFGLWWMATQPAKGWLRMVAFAFAGGALALAFSAIAVLPLWDTVTQTFEWTRRQALPAAAAESFGELVSRALPNFIPFAHGVPGLRLADLPNFFQPLSGAYVGSLLFAPALLGVLAKPPGDRSASRWLWLVAGLVGLAAGSHLPGIDRLLGLVPPFDTVIHERLIAVTGLALCVLAAFGCDAWLAGRVSGRRLAVLTAAVFLGLVVSLAFLWSSLVERGAGEHLPLHGALLLAPLLLWLPFSLSHRRRTLAFIALLALLLVQRAGEMGNLYPVSRLDTFYPPLAALELPEDLEAPSRFVGFGFTLFPNQAAHYRLEDPRGYQALRHAAFRQTFPLWVAKDGPWWYTSVSDFTRPFLGFLNVRYALTPADRSVGGWQRLRAGEGWAIWRNPWVLERAFLPRRVRCGVQPGSRLEEMSRARSFSEVAWIDDACGELPGDGVREIANGRGELTVRSDGTGYALDARLEEPTWMVVSNVAWRGWRARLANGEEIPVVRANHAFLGLRLPAGEHQVRLFFRPRSFELGLGITALAIAAWLAIGGWRAISRLNASRS; translated from the coding sequence ATGCTCGTCTACCAGCTCTTCACCCCTCTGCTGTATTTCGCCATCGCCGCGGCCGTCGCCGGAGTGGTCCACCGCTGGGTGCTGCCGCTCCGGCGGTCGATGCTGTTGGCGTTGCTCGTTCTGCCTCTCGTCTTCACCGGTAAGGCCCTGCTCACGGGACAGGTCTACGGTCCCTACGATCGGGCCTACGACGCCCTACCTTTCTCGTCGGTCAAGGAGGAACTCGGGGTGGACGGCCCATCCCGGGGCGAGTTGCACGACCTCTACACCCAGATCGCGCCCTGGCATCGGGCGGTGCGCCATGCCTGGTCCGAAGGCGACTGGCCGCTGCTCAACCCCTTCACCCTGGCCGGGGATGTGCTGTTGGGCTCCGCCCAGCCGGCGCCCTTTTACCCGCCCAATCTCATCTCCCTGCTGCTGCCGCTGCCGCTGGCGCTGACCTTCCTGGCAACCCTTCAGCTCTACCTGGCGGCTCTGGCGGCCTTTGTCCTATGCCGGGAAGTGGGCTGCGGGCGACGAGCCGCCCTGCTCGGCGCCGCCGGATGGATGGCGATGAGCGGCACCCTCTTCTGGGTGGGTTGGCCCATCGGCGCGGCGCTGGCGCTGTTGCCGGCGACCCTGGCAGCGGTCCACCAGGTGGTGCGCGATGCGGGCCGGCGGAGCGCGCTCTTTCTCGCCGTGGCGCTCGCCCTGGCGCTCCTGGCGGGACATCCGGAGACGGCTGCCCATCATGTTCTGGTGGGCTCGTTTTTCGGCCTTTGGTGGATGGCGACGCAGCCGGCGAAGGGTTGGCTGCGCATGGTTGCCTTCGCCTTCGCCGGCGGTGCTCTGGCCCTTGCCTTCTCGGCAATCGCCGTCCTGCCGCTATGGGACACGGTCACCCAGACCTTCGAGTGGACTCGCCGGCAGGCGCTGCCGGCGGCGGCCGCGGAGTCCTTCGGTGAGCTGGTGAGCCGAGCCTTGCCCAACTTCATACCCTTTGCTCACGGCGTGCCGGGACTTCGCCTGGCGGACCTGCCGAATTTCTTCCAGCCGCTGTCCGGTGCCTACGTCGGCAGCCTGCTGTTCGCCCCGGCGCTCCTCGGCGTTTTGGCGAAGCCGCCGGGCGACCGGTCGGCGAGCCGATGGCTGTGGCTGGTCGCCGGCCTGGTGGGCTTGGCCGCCGGAAGTCATCTGCCGGGCATCGATCGCTTGCTGGGCCTCGTGCCCCCGTTCGACACGGTGATCCACGAACGGCTGATCGCCGTCACCGGGCTGGCCCTGTGCGTGCTGGCGGCCTTCGGCTGCGACGCCTGGCTCGCTGGACGGGTTTCGGGCCGGCGGCTGGCGGTGCTGACCGCCGCCGTCTTCCTCGGCCTGGTGGTGTCGCTGGCCTTCTTGTGGTCGTCGCTGGTCGAGCGCGGGGCGGGTGAGCACCTCCCCCTCCACGGGGCTCTGCTGCTGGCGCCGCTTCTCCTGTGGCTGCCCTTTTCGCTCTCCCATCGGCGCCGCACTCTGGCCTTTATCGCCCTTCTGGCCTTGCTCCTGGTGCAGCGGGCGGGGGAGATGGGGAACCTCTACCCGGTCAGCCGGTTGGACACCTTCTATCCGCCTCTCGCCGCCCTGGAGTTGCCGGAGGACCTGGAGGCCCCGTCGCGGTTCGTCGGCTTTGGCTTCACCCTGTTCCCCAACCAGGCGGCGCACTACCGGCTGGAGGATCCGCGTGGCTACCAGGCGCTACGCCACGCGGCCTTCCGCCAGACCTTTCCCCTATGGGTGGCGAAGGACGGACCCTGGTGGTACACCTCGGTGAGCGATTTCACCCGGCCCTTCCTGGGGTTTCTCAACGTGCGCTATGCCCTGACACCGGCGGATCGCTCCGTCGGTGGCTGGCAACGGCTGAGAGCGGGCGAAGGATGGGCGATTTGGCGCAACCCATGGGTCCTCGAGCGTGCCTTCCTGCCCCGGCGGGTGCGCTGCGGCGTGCAGCCGGGGTCGCGGCTGGAGGAGATGTCGCGGGCGCGAAGCTTCTCCGAGGTCGCCTGGATCGACGACGCCTGCGGTGAACTGCCGGGGGATGGCGTGCGGGAGATCGCCAACGGCCGCGGCGAGTTGACGGTGCGCTCCGACGGCACCGGCTATGCCCTCGACGCCCGCCTGGAAGAACCCACCTGGATGGTGGTGTCCAACGTCGCCTGGCGCGGCTGGCGAGCGCGACTGGCGAATGGTGAGGAGATCCCCGTGGTGCGAGCGAATCACGCCTTCCTCGGTCTCCGGCTGCCCGCCGGTGAGCATCAGGTGCGGTTGTTCTTTCGCCCGCGATCCTTCGAGTTGGGGCTGGGGATCACCGCGCTGGCCATAGCGGCGTGGCTGGCAATCGGCGGTTGGCGAGCGATCTCACGGCTCAACGCCTCGCGATCCTGA
- a CDS encoding zinc metalloprotease, with the protein MRTILGMCLLIVLIALPAAAERESIQFLEDGRVTVGDSVYESIEAFHASERFRAGGHRCATKAPEFNLPVAGSPFADPADCTFASTTIQPEYDFDPKGGTVYRVPVVFHIVSRTNGVGAVSEALVRSQLDILNEDFRALPGSLGAPGIDTGFEFFLANVDPDGLPTTGINFYQNDDWFSDPGPGFFNSMKDALHWDTDRYLNIYSNDSAGALGYATFPQDGAGTTNDGVVLLWSSVGRDAPNGGIYDKGRTGTHEIGHWLGIFHTFSGGCGDPSFPYTTGDRLADTASQEFPLFNCPGGSNTCGTLDDIENYMNYTQDTCMNRFTAEQTNRMRCSFVNYRPLIGQFIAIFGDDFETGDTTRWSASVGGI; encoded by the coding sequence ATGCGAACGATACTCGGAATGTGCCTTCTCATCGTGTTGATTGCCCTGCCGGCGGCAGCGGAGCGGGAATCTATCCAATTCCTGGAGGATGGTCGCGTCACCGTGGGCGACAGTGTCTACGAAAGCATTGAGGCGTTTCACGCTTCCGAGCGCTTCCGCGCAGGAGGCCATCGCTGTGCCACGAAAGCCCCAGAGTTCAACTTGCCGGTGGCAGGTTCACCCTTCGCCGATCCGGCGGACTGCACCTTTGCTTCCACCACCATCCAGCCAGAGTACGATTTCGATCCCAAGGGAGGCACCGTTTACCGCGTTCCGGTAGTGTTCCACATCGTGAGCCGCACCAACGGCGTCGGTGCCGTATCGGAGGCGCTGGTGAGGAGTCAACTCGACATCCTGAACGAGGATTTCCGCGCCCTGCCGGGCAGCCTCGGCGCGCCGGGGATCGACACCGGCTTCGAATTCTTCCTGGCGAACGTCGATCCTGACGGCCTGCCGACCACCGGCATCAATTTCTACCAGAACGACGACTGGTTCTCAGATCCCGGTCCAGGCTTCTTCAACAGCATGAAGGACGCCCTCCACTGGGACACCGACCGCTACCTGAACATCTACTCGAATGACAGCGCCGGCGCCTTGGGCTACGCGACCTTCCCGCAGGACGGGGCGGGCACAACGAACGATGGCGTGGTGCTCTTGTGGTCATCCGTCGGGCGGGACGCTCCGAACGGCGGCATCTACGACAAGGGACGCACTGGCACCCACGAGATCGGCCACTGGCTGGGGATCTTCCACACCTTCTCCGGCGGGTGCGGAGATCCCAGCTTCCCGTACACCACCGGCGACCGCCTGGCGGACACCGCGTCGCAGGAATTCCCGCTCTTCAACTGCCCCGGCGGGTCGAACACCTGCGGCACCCTGGACGACATCGAAAACTATATGAACTACACCCAGGACACCTGTATGAACCGCTTCACCGCCGAGCAGACCAACCGCATGCGGTGCTCCTTCGTCAACTACCGGCCGCTGATCGGACAGTTCATCGCCATCTTCGGCGACGACTTCGAGACCGGCGACACCACCCGCTGGTCGGCATCGGTGGGCGGTATTTGA
- a CDS encoding N(4)-(beta-N-acetylglucosaminyl)-L-asparaginase — MPKPLSRRTFIAASGGAALALGLNRRASGGPPPAGGSYPVKVVSSANGLEATRLAYQRIVAGADTLDAVVAGVNLVEDDPQDLTVGLGGLPNEDGVVELDAAAMHGPTHRAGAVASLRGIRNPSKVAVEVLRETDHVLLVGEGALRFARAQGFEEENLLSDKARRIWLYWKQSLSEKDDWIPPAEDDLDPAVRKFFRLDERPTGTIHCGALDAAGNRSCVTTTSGLAFKIPGRVGDSPIIGAGLYVDNGVGSCGSTGRGEANLQNLCSFAAVELMRGGMAPVDAGLEILRRVAETSEPRLLDAEGRPDFGLKFYLIGPNGDHAGVTMWGPAKFAVTDAAGTRHEDCAALFEK; from the coding sequence ATGCCGAAACCCCTGAGTCGCCGTACTTTCATCGCCGCCAGCGGAGGTGCCGCTCTCGCCTTGGGTCTGAATCGTCGCGCATCCGGCGGGCCGCCGCCGGCCGGCGGCAGCTATCCGGTCAAAGTGGTGTCTTCGGCGAACGGCCTGGAGGCGACCCGCCTCGCCTATCAACGGATCGTCGCCGGCGCCGACACCCTCGACGCGGTGGTCGCCGGGGTCAACCTGGTGGAGGACGACCCGCAAGATCTCACCGTCGGCCTGGGCGGCTTGCCGAACGAGGACGGGGTGGTGGAACTGGATGCCGCTGCCATGCACGGCCCGACCCACCGGGCCGGTGCCGTTGCCTCGCTCCGGGGGATCCGCAATCCCTCGAAGGTGGCCGTCGAAGTACTGCGCGAGACGGACCACGTTTTGTTGGTCGGCGAAGGGGCTCTGCGTTTTGCCCGCGCCCAGGGCTTCGAGGAGGAGAATCTCCTCAGCGACAAAGCGCGCCGCATCTGGCTCTACTGGAAGCAGTCCTTGTCCGAGAAGGACGATTGGATTCCGCCGGCTGAGGACGATCTCGATCCGGCGGTGCGCAAGTTCTTCCGACTCGACGAGCGCCCCACGGGGACCATTCACTGCGGCGCCTTGGACGCCGCCGGCAACCGCTCCTGTGTCACCACCACTAGCGGTCTGGCGTTCAAGATTCCCGGCCGGGTGGGCGATTCGCCGATCATCGGCGCCGGCCTCTACGTGGACAACGGCGTCGGCTCTTGCGGCAGCACCGGCCGCGGCGAGGCCAACCTGCAGAACCTCTGCAGCTTCGCGGCGGTGGAGCTGATGCGCGGCGGCATGGCGCCGGTGGACGCCGGACTGGAGATCCTGCGTCGCGTCGCCGAGACCTCCGAGCCTCGCCTGCTCGATGCCGAGGGACGTCCGGACTTCGGGCTGAAGTTCTATCTCATCGGACCGAACGGCGACCACGCCGGCGTCACCATGTGGGGACCGGCGAAATTCGCCGTCACCGACGCTGCCGGCACCCGCCACGAGGACTGCGCGGCGCTCTTCGAGAAGTAG
- a CDS encoding LapA family protein: protein MKVRTFLLILVFLIGLIFAALNWQQFSEPASLNILIGRVDAPLGLLMLGALGALTLVYLLLLSKSETAALLEARRHAKDLERARKLADEEEASRLRELRDQLDIELDQIQTKLDALVADRGIPPVDPPPPVAVE, encoded by the coding sequence ATGAAGGTACGGACGTTCTTGCTGATTCTGGTTTTTCTCATCGGACTGATCTTCGCCGCCCTCAACTGGCAGCAGTTCTCCGAACCGGCGAGCCTCAACATTCTCATCGGGCGGGTGGATGCCCCCCTCGGCCTGCTGATGCTCGGCGCCCTCGGAGCGCTGACCCTGGTCTACCTGCTGCTCCTGTCGAAGAGTGAGACGGCGGCGCTCCTCGAGGCCCGGCGGCACGCCAAGGATCTCGAGCGGGCCCGCAAGCTCGCCGACGAAGAAGAAGCCTCTCGCCTCCGCGAACTGCGCGACCAGCTCGACATCGAACTCGACCAGATCCAGACCAAACTCGACGCCCTGGTCGCCGACCGCGGCATACCACCGGTCGACCCACCACCGCCGGTGGCCGTCGAGTAG
- a CDS encoding sigma-70 family RNA polymerase sigma factor gives MGEPKDADLMAATRAGDLDAFGVIVDRYKDGLVNYLTRLSGCRQRAEDLAQEGFLRLLETAERYQDRGCLKALLYRIAVNRLRSENRRRRRWRIMEPLLGPGHDGTGAPPTQPRDDLLRTEAQRRLAEAIAELPLRFRVPLVLHEIEGWSYGDIATSTDSRIGTVKSRIARARGRLKESLAPYWNGESDARQQGAQQPGTRTAESFATQVAGTLPKGRER, from the coding sequence ATGGGGGAGCCGAAGGATGCCGATCTGATGGCCGCCACCCGCGCCGGAGACCTCGATGCCTTCGGGGTGATCGTCGATCGCTACAAAGACGGGCTGGTCAACTACCTGACCCGCTTGAGCGGTTGCCGGCAGCGCGCGGAGGACTTGGCGCAGGAGGGATTTTTGCGCCTCCTCGAGACCGCTGAGCGGTACCAGGATCGTGGCTGCTTGAAGGCCCTGCTCTACCGCATCGCGGTCAACCGGCTGCGGTCCGAGAACCGACGGCGACGGCGCTGGCGGATCATGGAACCGCTCCTCGGCCCGGGACACGACGGCACCGGCGCCCCGCCGACTCAGCCGCGGGACGACCTGTTGCGAACCGAAGCCCAGCGGCGACTGGCCGAAGCGATCGCCGAACTCCCCTTGAGGTTCCGGGTGCCGCTGGTGCTGCACGAGATCGAGGGCTGGTCCTACGGCGACATCGCCACCTCAACGGACAGCCGCATCGGCACCGTCAAATCGCGCATCGCCCGGGCCCGCGGCCGCCTCAAAGAGAGTTTGGCGCCGTACTGGAACGGAGAGTCGGATGCACGCCAGCAGGGAGCCCAGCAACCAGGCACACGCACCGCCGAATCCTTCGCCACCCAGGTGGCGGGCACCTTACCGAAGGGTAGAGAACGATGA